In one window of Camelina sativa cultivar DH55 chromosome 15, Cs, whole genome shotgun sequence DNA:
- the LOC104746726 gene encoding ABC transporter E family member 1-like: protein MFDEPSSYLDVRQRLKAAQVIRSLLRHDNYIIVVEHDLSVLDYLSDFVCCLYGKPTAYGVVTLPFSVREGINVFLSGFIPTENLRFREESLTFKVSDTPQESDGEVKSYARYKYPNMSKKIGDFKLDVMEGEFTDSQIIVMLGENGTGKTTFIRMLAGAFPREEGVEESANMPEFNVSYKPQGIGSRRVCTVRQLLHDKIRDAYVHRQFVSDVVRPLQIEELLDKEISKLSGGERQRVAITLCLGKPADIYLIDEPSAYLDSEQRITASKVIKRFILHAKKTAFIVEHDFIMATYLADKVIVYEGQPAVKCTAHSPQSLLSGMNLFLSHLNITFRRDPTNFRPRINKLESTKDREQKLAGSYYFLDD, encoded by the exons ATGTTTGATGAACCATCTAGTTACCTTGATGTGAGGCAAAGACTCAAAGCTGCTCAAGTTATACGCTCGCTCCTCAGACATGACAA CTACATAATTGTGGTGGAGCATGACCTCAGCGTCCTTGACTATTTGTCTGATTTCGTTTGCTGTTTGTATGGGAAACCAACAGCTTATGGTGTTGTGACTCTCCCCTTTTCTGTTAGAGAAGGGATCAACGTGTTCTTGTCCGGCTTTATCCCCACTGAGAACTTACGTTTCAGGGAAGAATCTCTCACCTTCAAG GTTTCTGATACTCCACAAGAGAGCGATGGGGAAGTGAAGTCTTACGCAAGATACAAATACCCAAATATGAGTAAAAAGATTGGAGATTTCAAGCTGGATGTGATGGAAGGGGAGTTCACTGACTCTCAGATTATTGTAATGCTTGGGGAGAACGGTACAGGGAAAACTACCTTCATCCGGATGCTG GCAGGTGCATTCCCACGTGAAGAAGGTGTAGAAGAATCAGCTAATATGCCAGAGTTTAACGTATCATATAAACCGCAAGGGATTGGTTCGAGGCGTGTGTGTACAGTGAGACAGTTGCTGCATGACAAGATTCGTGATGCATATGTGCATCGTCAATTTGTGTCGGATGTAGTGAGACCGCTTCAGATTGAGGAGCTCTTGGATAAAGAGATAAGCAAACTCTCTGGTGGAGAGAGGCAGAGGGTTGCCATAACTCTATGCCTCGGTAAACCTGCTGATATCTATCTGATTGATGAGCCAAGTGCGTATCTAGACTCTGAGCAACGGATCACAGCTTCAAAGGTCATTAAAAGGTTCATCCTACACGCGAAGAAGACCGCGTTTATCGTGGAGCATGACTTCATAATGGCGACCTACCTTGCGGACAAAGTTATCGTCTACGAAGGACAGCCTGCCGTCAAGTGTACTGCTCATTCTCCACAGTCGCTCCTCAGCGGAATGAACCTTTTCTTATCG CACCTCAACATCACATTCAGACGAGATCCGACTAACTTCAGGCCAAGGATCAACAAATTAGAGTCCACCAAGGACAGGGAGCAAAAGCTTGCGGGATCATACTACTTCTTAGACGACTAA